Genomic window (Moraxella haemolytica):
TGCCAACATTACTGAATTAACCAATATTGATTATTTAGATGATACGCCATTGTATCACATTGACTGCGTTTTGTAACTTAGGACTTAGGCAACTTCTCTCACTTTCAGCTCATCTGATTAAATTTGCCCAAGTCTTTTTTGCTCTTTTGCTTAATCGCTCTCTCACCCACCCAAAAAAAATCCCAAATCATAATTTGGGATTTTTGGTGCAGACGCCAAGATAACCACCAGTCATCAGTAAGTATCATCACTCTCAACGATGGTTAACTCTACATTCTCATCTACCACAGGTTTAGGCGTAGGAGCATTTTCGGCAGGTTGTGGCTGTGTTTTTGGTTTAGGTGATTGAGCTTTTGATTGCCCTGCTTTTGCTTCGGCAGTCTCTTGGCGAATTTGTACCTGTGGCACTTCTTCATCATAAGATTGATTAATGCGTGGCGTAGCGATTGGTTGTACTGGCTCTAAGCGTACTGTTGGGGCGTTTTGAGCATTGGTGCGTGATTCGCCTGCCATGCTGTATGCTGAAGCGGTCAGCGTATCTGCCAGTAAATTGATGATGGCATTATCTGTACCGATGATTGCTTTGTTGTTGTCAATGGTATAAGCAAATCTCTTAACCACCACACGATTATCACCCACAAGCATCGCCCCCACTTCGACAGCCTGTTCATCAAAGCTGAATTGATTGGTTAATCTAAAGGTCTTGTTGGCATAAGCAATGTCTTGTGCCGATAAGGTAAAATGCACATCAGCATGACACATTGCTCCAGAAGCAGCAACATTTTTTAGGTCAATGTCAATCTCACTTAGTTTTTGGCGTACTTGCTGTTCAAGTCCTAAGCGAGTTGCATTGTTGTAGTTTTGGATTGATAGCATCGCACTATCTAAAAGCCCCATTTGGATTGCATCCACCAAACGATTACGCAAACTTGGCTCATCACAAACCGCTTCAATCTCTTGAACGACAGGCTCAACCACTTCAATCTCAGCTTCTATAGGCTGTTCTTGCTTTTTATCGCAAGCACTTAATGCTACGATTGATACGCCCATCGCAACAGTCGCTGCCAACTTAAATGCATTGTTTTTTATCATCTTTAGTACCCAATTTTTTATAATAAAAATAACCACAGGCGAATTGGCAATGGTTTTATGATAAAATACGCAAAGACCAGCTGTGAAATCTGATGGATAAATTTTTAATATAAGATATTTTATTCATTATATCACAGCTTATTTAACTTTTTAAATAAACAAAATCACGAAAGTTGGTCAACAAAAGACAAGCTTCCCTATTCTTTTTTTACAAAATACCACATAACATGACTCGGCACGCCACATCGTCAAACACACCCATCATAAGCGACCGCAACTTTGACCCCATCGCCGACCACTTTGCCAAAAAAGTCTATGGCGGTCTAAAAGGTGCCATTCGCTTGGCTGTTTTAAAGCAAGATATTACCGAAGCTACCCAAATACTCACCACAAAACTGGGACGACCTTTAAAGGTGCTTGATGTAGGTGCAGGGCTAGCACAGATTAGTCTTATGCTTGCCAAACAGCATCACTGCACCATCAGCGACATCTCTGGTAATATGATTAATAAAGCCAAGGAAGTCGCACACCAAGAAAGCCTAGACAATATACGGTTTTTGGTTTGCCCTTATCAAGAGCTTGGCGAGCATATCAAAGGCGAAAAATTTGATTTAATCTTGTGCCATGCAGTGCTTGAGTGGCTAGCAGAACCACAACTTATCATGGATTTTTTTGATGAATTTTTGGCAACAGGCGGTCTGCTTTCATTATGCTTTTATAACCCTGCTAGCTTGGTTTATCGTAATTTGGTAATGGGTAATTTTTATCAGCTTGACAAGCCAAAACCTGCCGATAACAAAAGCCTAACCCCAAACAGTCCTGTTGGCAATGACAAGGTAGAATACTGGTTATCATCTCGCCATTATCAAGTACTGATTCGCTCAGGAATTCGGGTTTTTTCTGATTATGCACCGCTTAAGCGTGGCGGTCTGACCAACCCCGATGATGTCATTGCGATGGAGATGCGGTATTCTAGAGAGCTACCATTTCGCTTGATGGGTCGGTATTTGCACATCTTAGCAAGCAGAACATAGGTTTTTAGTGGCAATCATAAAAGATAGCGACCAAGCACCGCATTAACCGCACTCTCGGTACGCAAGATTCGATCGCCTAGTCCCACCGCCGATACCCCAACAGAACGCAACAGGTCAATCTCATAAGGAATAAAACCACCCTCCGCCCCAATCGTTATCAGCGTCGGCATACCCTGATTCGCACAGAACTCACCAAACCCTTCTGAATCATAAGGGTGGAATACCACCGCCCGCCCTTCATCCATCAAAGATGGCAATTCATCTTGCACAAAGGGTTTAAAGCGTTTGGCAAAAGTAATTTTAGGTGGCACGGTATCAACGCCCTGCTCCAATCCATCTACGATAAAATCATCGATGCGTGCAAGCATTGGCGAACCCCAGTAGCTTTTATCTGTACGATAGCTATTAATTAAAATAATGTGTGGCACACCGATTGCCGTCATGTCCATCACTAAACGGCGTAATACCTTTGGTCGTGGCAAAGCAAGCATGACGGTAACAGGTAGCTTCTTAGGTGGCGTTTTATTCAGCACCACTTCATCTAGCAATACTTGATTGTCATCTATCAGCACAATGCGACCCACCCCAAGCCGACCACCTAGCACACCAAGCCTTAAACAATCCCCTATCTCTGCTTTGAGTACAGATTTGATGTGATTGACCTGCCTTGTCTCATTGATGACAAGTCGTCCTGATACATCAATATTATGCTGTTTTAATAAAATGATATTCATAAGTTTTGATTAATCTCTTTGATTGGTTGTGCTGTCTGTGATTGATAGATGTATCAAGAGCTGTTCGGCCTGTTTGGTAGCAGCGTTTTCTTTGGCAACTACTAACTGCCTACCTGCCATGCCTGCCTGATGAGCTGCATCTTCATCAAATAGCCACGATGCCACCGCATCAGCCAAACACTGAGACGCACTATCTGTTATGGTCAGGGCTGACACTTTTGATAAACCATCAACAAGCTCTTCACAGTTTTTGATGAATTTGCCCATTACGACAGGTTTGGCAAGTGCCGCAGGCTCAATCGGATTATGCCCACCGACATCAACAAACGAACCACCAACCACCGCCACATCACACACCGCATACCACGCCAACAGCTCTCCCATGCTATCTGCCAGATAAACTTGGGTATCTGGCTCAATTCGTTCTCCTTTTGAGCGTCTATGCGTGATGAATGTTGATGATTGGCACAAGGAAGCTACCTCATCAAACCGTTCAGGATGGCGTGGCACCAAAATCAGCAAGGTGGCTGGGTCGTGTTCTATCAGTTTTTTGTGAGCTTGTATCGCAAGCAGCTCCTCTGCATCATGTGTACTGCCGACCAACCAAATAGGTCGATGACTAACACCTTGCCACATCTGTACTTGCTGTATCAGTCTTTGGTTGTCCGCACTTAACTGATGAACGCTTGACCACTTTAGTGAATCCATCACTGACACCTTGACCTTATCCGCACCAAGCCTGACAAATCGATCTGCCGATGCTTCGTCTTGAGCAATGATGGCGGTCAAGTTTTGCATCATGCTAGTACTTAGTTTGGGAAATTTAGCATAAGATTGATAGGATTTTTCAGTTAAGCGAGCATTCACCATCACCGCAGGAATCTGCCTCTGGCGTAGCTCATATAGTGTATTTGCCCATAATTCTGTCTCAATAAACAGTGTCATAACAGGTTGAATATGCTCAATGAATACCTGTATATTTTTTAAGTTATCCACAGGGACAAAGCTGTGATTAACTCTCGTTCCCAATAGCGGTTCAAAAAGCACAGAAGCACGGTTAAATCCTGTCTGTGTGGTACTGGTGATCCATAGATTAAATCCTTGATTTAAAAGAATTTTTAACATGGGATAAGCAGTATTTAGCTCGCCCAAGCTTACCGCATGACACCAAATAACCCTGCCATGACAACCACTCTTATTTACTTTTTTTTCAAGGTTATCCACAGGGATATGCACAGCAGTGGGTGCAGGTAAATAGGTTTGCCCAAACCGTTCTTTAACCTCTCGCATATAGGTGGGTAGGTGTTGTGATTTTTTATGCACCATGTAGCGATATATCGGCATGGCAAGGCGAATGGCAATGGGGTAATAAATGGGTGGTTTCATGACGGCATCATCTAAGATATTAAACTTATTCAGCGATATCATATTGTAAAAGAATCAAAAAAATACGGCAAGCCATCGCCTGCCGTATGATCAAAAAAACGTCACATCAACAAATTAGACACTAAGCATGCTATTAATAAACTCAAGGACATTTTTTGATTTGGCTGTTTTTTGCAATTCAATCAGTTTGCTCTTAGCATACGCCCTGCTGTCGTCTTGAAGTGTATACCAACGATCCAATCGAGCCAACATGCGTGATGCTACCGCAGGGTTGATGTCATCCAACTTGGTGATGGCATCTAAATATAGATTTAGCCCTTCTTCACTCCACAGCTGTACAGGTTTGGCAGACAAGCCGCCTAGCGTCGTACGCACACGATTAGGCACTGCCCAATCATAATCCTTGCGACTCATAAGAGACTCAACGAATGCCACATCACGACTACTTGATCTTGCTTGAATCAAGAACCAGTCATCAATCACCAACTCCTCATCCTTAAATCGCTCATAAAAGTCAGCAACAAACTCATCAGCATAAGGCAAATCAAAAGCTATCATCGCCGACAATGCCCCTTGTCGCTCGCTCATACAGTTCGCTTGTTCATACTGCTCTTTAGCCCACGCCTCTGTCTCTGGCACCTTCGCCAACAGTAATAGTTCTAACAGCACATTTCGTAGCAAACGGCGTCCTCGTGCATCAGGCGTATCTTCATAAGTCTCTATCGGCAACGAGCGATACCAGTTCATCGCCTCATCTTTTAGGGCGTGTGCGATTTGTTGCTGTAGGGCATCACGCACTGCCTTGACTGCTTTAGGGTTATAATCTTTATCATAAGACATCGCAAGCTCCGCCTCGCTTGGTATGTCAAAGAGTCTAGCAGTCAACATAGGGTCTGTTGTTATCAGCTTAGGAACGACAGTGCGTAAAGCATCAGTCAGCAGACTCACTTGGTCAGATTTACCCAATAGCAAGCGATTAACCAAAGTCTGGATTGCCTGCCAGCGGTTAAAGCCTTCGCTTTCAAAAGCAACAAGCTTCATCAAATCCTCATCGCTGTATTCAAAGTTGAGTTTTACAGGAGCAGAGAAGTTGCGTAACACTGAAACGATCGGCTTTGCCCCATCAGACAGACCGATACCATCAAAAACAAAACTGTCCACCTCTTTGGTCAAAAACAGCATTTTTTGTGCCAAAAGCTCACCTGTGTAGCTATCAAAAATAGCAGTATCCACAGGAATTGGCAGGGCAATCGGAGCATCAAAACCTGCTACATGACGGGTCTTTTGTGATAGATTGACAACAACTTGACCGTCCTTAAATTCAAAATCACCTGATAGCTCTGGCGTGCCTGGCTGACCATACCATTTTAAAAAGTCCATCACCCTCTCATCGCCGACCGACATGGCAGACAAGAAGTCCTCGATGGTAACCGCTTGTCCATCATAACGGCGAAAATACTCATCTGTACCTTGTCTATATTTATCTTTGCCAAGGAAATTGGCAATCATGCGAACAATCTCCGCCCCCTTTTCATAGATGGTCATGGTGTAGAAATTGTTAATTTCCACAAAACTCTCAGGGCGTACACAGTGTGCCAAAGGACCTGCGTCCTCAACAAACTGATGTGCTCGCAAGAACGCCACATCTTCGATACGCTGTACCGCTTTTGAGCGAAAGTCCCCAGAAAAGCTTTGGTCTCTAAAAACAGTCAGGCCCTCTTTTAGGCTCAACTGAAACCAGTCTCGGCAAGTAATACGGTTGCCCGTCCAGTTATGAAAATACTCATGGGCAACAACTGATTTAACACGAAAACTGCCTTCATCGGTAGTGGTTTGTGGACTTGCTAGCACACATGAAGTATTAAAGATATTTAAACCCTTATTTTCCATCGCCCCCATATTAAAATGCCCTGTCGCCACAATCATGTAGCGGTCTAGGTCATAAGCACAACCATAGTTATCCTCGTCCCATTTCATGGCATCTTTTAGGGCTTGCATGGCGACATGGCATTTATCCAAATCCTGCTTCGTAGCATAGATTTCAAGCAACACCTCTCGCCCTTCACTGGTGGTAAAATTGTCTTGCATGACATCAAGATTGGCAATCACACAAGCAAACAGATAGCTTGGCTTTAAGGTAGGGTCGTGCCATACGGCAAAATGACGCTCGCCTAAATCACCTGATTCTATCAGGTTGCCATTACCCAGTAGGGTTTTGTATTTTTTATCCGCTTCAATACGAGTGGTAAATTCAGCCAACACATCAGGATGGTCAGGATAAAAGGTAATTTTTCTAAACCCTTCAGGCTCACACTGTGTAACAAACATGGCATCATCGCCTGTGCCGGCCTGATATAATCCTTCTAAAGCTGTATTGGTTTGCGGATAAATTTTGACGCAAGTACGCACCACGGCCTCATCTGGCATGGCGTCAATGACTAGCGTTTCATCATCTAGCGTGTAGGCATCTGCAGATAATGCCACATCATTCACAAAAATGGATTGTAGCTGTAATTCACGCCCAAACAGCACAAACTTGCCTTCATGCTGACGATGCACTGTCAAGGTCGCCTCAACTTGGGCATACTCATCAAACAACCCAATATCTAAATGAATCTGGCTGACTTTGTAGGTAGGTGGCGTATAATCTTTTAAATAAACTTTTGTTGGGGCTTGATTGGTCATACTTACTCCTTTTTTTTAATAAACACGCCATAGTACCAAAATTCTTAGCAGAAAAAAAGTCCAATTTGCCGTAATTTTCATGACAACCAATCATTTGCCACATAACCAGTCTAGACTTTAACCCAAGACAATCCAATCATCATAAAAGCTGTGAGCATAGTCGCCATCAAGTGCCTGCTCAATCAAACACAATATTTGTTAAAAATTTTATCCACAAAAAAATAACCCTAAACACAGTTAGGGTTATTGTTGTTAATCAAAATCAGATTAGAAGCGGTAAGCCACGCCCACTTTTGCGATTGGGTACCAGTTTGAATACTCTTTGCCTTCGATGGCTTGAGCAGCTGCTTTGTTAAAATCAGCATTGGCTGATTTGATGTGAACATCAGACTTACCTAAGTAAGTTGCACCCACTTCACCAAACACACCCCAGTTGTTGCCAAGGTTAGGACGGAAACCAACTGTTAGGTAAGGGGCTAATTTATTACGATGCTCAATAGTACCTTCAACAGTGCCCGTTACATCATATTCAGTTCCGTTAACGGTTTGCTTGCCAGTAGCGTTATTGGTTTTTACTTTAATGTGGTTATCAGGAACGATAACGCCAGCACCTACAGTAAACCAGTTCGCTGCTGGGCGAAGTTGTACGCCCAAATATGGGTTAGAAAAATCAGTTTCTACATCATATTTAGTGCCATCAACTGAAATATTATCTTTGGTGAATTTTGCAACATCACCACCAGTCCAGCCAGCTTGCAACTCAACACGGTCATTGACTGACCAAGCGACATTCGCACCATAACCTAACGATCCCGCTTCAACGCTCACTGCCACTGGTTTGGTTGCGGTTTTTAATAAAGTTTTTGTGCCATCAATAACAGCTACTGTTGTCTTTTTTGCACCGGTAACAACTACTGTACCAGCATCAGTAACGACATTAGCCATTGCACTGGTAGATAGTAGAACTGCAGCACCAATTAGTGATAATTTCATGGTTTTCATGAGTTTGTCTCCTAAAAATAAAAATTCATTGGGCTAAAATCGCCTCAATGACGCTTGTGTTGTTATTGGTGAGCGTATTAAAAACGATTTTTGTCGCTTTGTCTACCTACGATTTTACTATTTTTGTATCAGTTTGTAGAGATACACCACAGCTCTTATCATATTTGCAACAAAAAGATTGATGGTTCACACAAAATGTACAAAACCAAGTCCATCAAAATGACTCAACCTGATGGATTGCATATGAAGAATGGGCATATGACAGTATCAACACGCCACTTCTTTTATCATTATCACACACTCGCCAATTACAATCTTTTTTTTGGCAAACCTCATTCATCACCACTTTGACCAATACTCCTAACATCATACCATTTAATAAATGTCAGTGTTTGTGTTGACGGTGATTGATGGCTAATTGGCGTGTCTTGGTTGATATTGTTCATAGCGGTTGATGGTGCATCAAGTGCCAGATATGCTAGATTGTCATTATCCTGCATGGGATTTTTCGCCCTGCGATAGATAAATTCTTGCACCAACACCTGATGAGCAACCCCTTGTTTATTTAAGCACGCCTTAACCGTTTCATATACACCCAAACAGCTTGTCGCCTGCTTTGTGGCGAGTGAATGAATGGTAAATCTATACGCATCTGGCGGTACTTTTACAAAACCTTGCTCATTATTGCTGACTATTTTTTTAGAATTGGCAACCTGCCTTTCGTCTTTTGATACCGTCTCATCGTCCATTGATTGCACAGAAAGCCACAGCCATACTTGTCCATCAGTACAGCTTATCTGACCTGTCATCATCAAGCCAGATGAAGCAAAGTTATCCACACCACGCTTAGGCTCATAACACAGCTGAGCTGATGTTTGTTGATTAAAATCACCCTTATTAAGATGGTGTGCCACTAAAGTGTCAATAATACCGCCATCACTCATCAGACGCTCTTTTATTGATGGTTGGCGAAGTAGCATTAATGGCGTATCTGCCATTACAAATAATTCTTCAACTGAAGTTTTAGCAAAAGCATAACGGACATCCGTCATACTCTGGCGTATCGCCAAAGCAGATAGACCCGAAATCAATAGCACCGCCACCAAAACCAATATCAGCACATAGCCTTTTTGAGCATTCACGGCAACACCTTTTGATTAAGAACAACCCCATCAATCGCACCACCATTCGCCACATTACCCATCACATTTCTGAGTCGTACAGAAAAATGGTATAGCCATCTGTCATGACTGGGCGAATCCTGCTGTAGCACCACCTTTTTGCCAAAAATTTCAAAATCTCTTGGTGCGTCATCACGAGCTGACGGCGTGGGTGAATAACCTAAAAATGCCACATTCATCATCACAATAGGCTCATCTTGATTGGCGTGATTGGCATACTCAGTAATTGGCATAAATCTAATACCGTCTTGACTTGCCACACCAACCTCCACCCAAAGACCCTCAACATGACTGGCAATCACATCACCTTGACCACCCATACCCATGATGGTATTGGCAGCTTTGTTTGATGAATCTGTATCAATGATGGCTTTAATGTATGCAGACGACCCACGACCTAGTCGTCTATCACGCGTGCCATCTCGTGTGATACTTTCTGGAACAAAGCGTGCGGCATCACACCGAAGGTTCATCACACCATCGTTATTTTGGACAAAATATCTTTCAATGACCACTTGCCCCTCAATATGTCTCATCTTGCCACCCTTTAAGCGAGCATTTCGTGGCCCTAATGCCATCTCGCCCTCGCAGTCCCACATATCTTGTGGTGCACGGTAGATGATGGTAAGCTGATGAGTGGGCATGGTTGTGCGGTTATTCTTTGGCTGAACATCAGCCCTGCTCAAATATCGTGCAAGATTAGACACGCTGTGGCTTTGATGGGATAACTGATCAATATGCACAAGAACACCCTGCGGATTGGGCTGTGATAATACCTTATCATCAATACCAAGCCCTGCCAGTCTTAGACTCTCGGTCAACCCCTGCACCCCAAAAATCTGATGTTGCAACCGATAAGTCAAATTCTCCTGAGCAACAATGCCATTTAAACTCATGACATAGGCTTGAGCAACCATCAATACCACCATTGAAGCAATCAACAGAGCAATCATCATCTCAAGCAGGCTCAATCCACAAGAATTGCTTAATCTTCGCCCAACTCTTAATCTTGTCTTTGCTGTGGTAAACTCCACCATCAATGCACCACCATCATCACACACTTTGCTCCTGCATTGATACCACCTGCTTTATTCATGCAGCCTTGTTCGCCCTTTATTGCCTTGGTTTCGCCCCATACAGCCACCAGACAGCGTCCGTCTGGGCAAGGCAAAACATTCATACGAACGCCATGAGTGGCAGCAACCTTAGCCGACTGTACTGCCTGATACTTAACTGACTCTTCTGGCGTGCAGACTCTTTGATGGCAATGGGTGTTTAAGGTGTCTAGAGCTTGGCGATAATTGCTCATCATCTGTCCACTGACATCACCCAAATTCCTATTGAGCTGAGCAAACAAAGCCTCATAAGCCCGCCCAACCGATTCATCATGTCCTTGTAGTATTTGAGCTTGGTTGCCAAGCAATGATACGGCGTGTGTGCGTATGGCGGCATCTTGGCTGGTATGATATGCTCGCATCTGCACCGACAAAAACCCAAAAAACACCATTGACACCAACAACAATGCCACCATCACCTCAATGAGTCCAAAACCAGATTCTTTTTGCATTCTCTCAAGCCCCATACTCAATCCATACTGACTTAGATGGTCATAAAACTTAAATGTGCGAAAACTGAGCACTGCCATGTGCTATGCACACCGCCAACACTTTAATATCTAAAGAACACGCCCAAATTGTCGTGGCGGCCGCCTTAAGTGTCGCCCCTGTGGTTACCACATCATCAAACAAAATGATTTGTGATACAGGCGGTGTATCGGTCATGGCAAAGGCATCTTGGATATTGCTCAATCTTGACTGCCTATCTAGCCCTCGCTGATGTATCTTATCATCCACTCGGCAAAGCCCTTGCCAAATCGGCAGACCCCAATGATGCGACAAGGCTTTAGTAAGCATCGTTACAGGGTCAAAGCCACGCCGAACCAGACGCTTATTGGTGGTAGGAATCGGCACAATCACTGTATTATGCTGATGACAACCAATGGGCTTTGGTAACTGATGAATGGCATGAAGCAACACCATAAAAGAAGGCAGACTTTCATGGTCTTTAAACCGATTGATGGCGTAATTGATGGGGTATTGATAAAAAGTGGCACAATATAAATAAAATGATGGCTGAATCTGGCGATGACCACCCGCCATTGGTGCAGGCAAGTCAGCCTGCAGGAGTATGGGCGGTAGGTGCCATCTCATGAGATGATGACAGGCAGAACAAAGAATGGGTAAATCCAATCTGTTGTCTTGATATGATGTTATCGGCTCATGGCATAAGGCACACAGACCATGCCATTTGCGAATTTTTTGTGCCAAAAAGTATGGTGAAAAACGCACCACTTGAGTACGTTTTTTTGCATTATTCAAGCGTTTTATAAGCCCATCCAGTCATTTAGCATCACACCAACACCAATAGAGGTTGCCTCGTGATTATAGTCAATCAGTGACTGACCATAGCCTTGGAATAGCTGTACATAGCCACTAATCCCCTTACCAATGGGGTGTACATAGTCAAGCTGCAACGCCCCTTTTCCTGTTTTTGGGTTAAAGCGTGCTGTACCTGAGATGTTTTTGTCATTATTTAGATGATATAAAAATTTCACATCACCATATCCGTAATAATCCAAGATATCTGGGTTGTCATCAGGCTTTGAACCCCCCTCTTTTAGGATACGCCCCCATAGGCGTGGCATCACAGTTAATTTACCCCACTCCATGCCAGCCATCACATAACCACGATTCCACGATCGAGACCAAGGATTATCCTCACCATTGGAATGATGCACCGCACCCACACCAAGCATTCTAAGCCTACCCCCAAAAGGCAAATCCGCCACCACAGGCTGAGTTAAGAATATCTCAGGTTCATAATCATGTGCACGAAATGGGCGAGAATTATCCTCATTATAAATCTGCCAATGTGCCAAATGCGTATAACCAAACCACAAATCCGCATTACTACCAAACACATCTTCTGCCATCTTAGATTTGACAGATATTTGATATTTAAGCTCAGGAGCACGCTGATCATTAGATGTATAATGCCACGCCTCTTGAGTTGGCGTACCTGGACTGCGATTTGGCTTGCCATGTAAATACATGGGTAGAATATACACAGGATTGTGTGGACGCACACGCCATAATCCCTGCTCGCTATTTTTATCCAAATCATAGCTGATAGACAGCGGTGTATAACGCTCTATTGTCTTATCGTTCATTTCAACACCGTCATTAACGGCATTATACGCTGTCTCGTTCTTGGCAAATATCACCTGTCGGTTGCCTTTCACCACGCCTTTAACCGTCTCCCCCAAGACAATGGCTTGTTTTTTTTGTAAGACAGATGGCAATTTGCCCTGTGCTAATGAGTCAAAGCAAGCTAAACGAGCCGCATCGTTCACCACTGCCGCACAATCATGAAACAACGCCTCCCCTTCTGCTCGAGTCTTAATCGGTCTACTGCTGTCATCAGTTGCGACCGTTGCAACATTAGAAGAAGAGACGCCGTCCGCTGTCTTTTCAGAAACAACATCATCTGCCATCGCAGTCATGGCAACGCCCAGTCCCAAACCAAGTACACTTTTTTGTAAAACTTTATTTAACATCTTCACAACCATCATTAAAAAAAGACCAACATACCAAGCATGATAGGTCAGAATATACCAAGTAGCAAAAAGCCACCAAGCAAAAAACAGTAACAATAAAAAGAAAGTAACCTAAGTCAAACCATCAAAACCCACTCAAACCTTAGGTCTTGATGCTCAATATAACCATCTTGATAGCGACCCACTATAAAAAACACACTCACCACAGCCATAAACAGTCGCACACTCACGCTTTGCACCACACACGCCTTCTTGCTTGTTGCACTCTTTATGGAATAAATAGTTATATATTAATTGCTTATATTTTATCTTAAAGTTGAATGTTTGAATATGTCATTTTGCAAATCTTAAAACAAGCCCTGCCAACAATCCGCCATTTAACCGCCATCAAAATAAAACTTCATCAAGATAAATTAAGTCCCAACGCTTTATCCAATAAAATCCGCCCCTTTGGTGTACGCTGGATATAGCCTTGCTGAATCAAATAAGGCTCGATCACATCCTCAAGCGTACCCCTATCCTCCGCCATCGCAGCAGCAATCGCCTCCACACCAGCAGGTCTTCCATCAAAACGCTCAGCAAGCATCAGTAGATAACGACGATCTAAGTGGTCAAGCCCCTGCTTATCCACCGAAAGCATATCCAAAGCCGAGCTTGCAATCAGCTTAGTAACCACACCATCGCCTTTAACCTCGGCATAATCTCGCACACGGCGAAGCAGACGGTTGGCAATACGAGGCGTGCCACGACTTCGGCGTGCCACCTCAATCGCACCATCTTTATTCATGGCAATACCCATAAGCCGTGCCGCACGCTCAACAATGGTGGTCAAATCTGCCACACTATAAAACTCAAGCCTTTGTACAATACCAAATCTATCACGCAACGGAGCGGTCAATAGCCCTGCCCGTGTGGTCGCTGCCACAAGTGTAAACGGTGGCAAATCAAGTTTAATTGAGCGTGCCGCAGGACCTTCACCAATCATAATATCCAGTTGATAGTCCTCCATCGCAGGATATAAAATCTCTTCAATGACAGGACTTAGACGATGAATTTCATCAATAAATAATACATCACCTTCTTCTAAATTGGTGAGCATCGCCGCCAAATCCCCTGCTCGC
Coding sequences:
- a CDS encoding 16S rRNA (uracil(1498)-N(3))-methyltransferase, giving the protein MNIILLKQHNIDVSGRLVINETRQVNHIKSVLKAEIGDCLRLGVLGGRLGVGRIVLIDDNQVLLDEVVLNKTPPKKLPVTVMLALPRPKVLRRLVMDMTAIGVPHIILINSYRTDKSYWGSPMLARIDDFIVDGLEQGVDTVPPKITFAKRFKPFVQDELPSLMDEGRAVVFHPYDSEGFGEFCANQGMPTLITIGAEGGFIPYEIDLLRSVGVSAVGLGDRILRTESAVNAVLGRYLL
- the pepN gene encoding aminopeptidase N, which translates into the protein MTNQAPTKVYLKDYTPPTYKVSQIHLDIGLFDEYAQVEATLTVHRQHEGKFVLFGRELQLQSIFVNDVALSADAYTLDDETLVIDAMPDEAVVRTCVKIYPQTNTALEGLYQAGTGDDAMFVTQCEPEGFRKITFYPDHPDVLAEFTTRIEADKKYKTLLGNGNLIESGDLGERHFAVWHDPTLKPSYLFACVIANLDVMQDNFTTSEGREVLLEIYATKQDLDKCHVAMQALKDAMKWDEDNYGCAYDLDRYMIVATGHFNMGAMENKGLNIFNTSCVLASPQTTTDEGSFRVKSVVAHEYFHNWTGNRITCRDWFQLSLKEGLTVFRDQSFSGDFRSKAVQRIEDVAFLRAHQFVEDAGPLAHCVRPESFVEINNFYTMTIYEKGAEIVRMIANFLGKDKYRQGTDEYFRRYDGQAVTIEDFLSAMSVGDERVMDFLKWYGQPGTPELSGDFEFKDGQVVVNLSQKTRHVAGFDAPIALPIPVDTAIFDSYTGELLAQKMLFLTKEVDSFVFDGIGLSDGAKPIVSVLRNFSAPVKLNFEYSDEDLMKLVAFESEGFNRWQAIQTLVNRLLLGKSDQVSLLTDALRTVVPKLITTDPMLTARLFDIPSEAELAMSYDKDYNPKAVKAVRDALQQQIAHALKDEAMNWYRSLPIETYEDTPDARGRRLLRNVLLELLLLAKVPETEAWAKEQYEQANCMSERQGALSAMIAFDLPYADEFVADFYERFKDEELVIDDWFLIQARSSSRDVAFVESLMSRKDYDWAVPNRVRTTLGGLSAKPVQLWSEEGLNLYLDAITKLDDINPAVASRMLARLDRWYTLQDDSRAYAKSKLIELQKTAKSKNVLEFINSMLSV
- a CDS encoding methyltransferase domain-containing protein, producing MTRHATSSNTPIISDRNFDPIADHFAKKVYGGLKGAIRLAVLKQDITEATQILTTKLGRPLKVLDVGAGLAQISLMLAKQHHCTISDISGNMINKAKEVAHQESLDNIRFLVCPYQELGEHIKGEKFDLILCHAVLEWLAEPQLIMDFFDEFLATGGLLSLCFYNPASLVYRNLVMGNFYQLDKPKPADNKSLTPNSPVGNDKVEYWLSSRHYQVLIRSGIRVFSDYAPLKRGGLTNPDDVIAMEMRYSRELPFRLMGRYLHILASRT
- a CDS encoding 3-deoxy-D-manno-octulosonic acid transferase yields the protein MKPPIYYPIAIRLAMPIYRYMVHKKSQHLPTYMREVKERFGQTYLPAPTAVHIPVDNLEKKVNKSGCHGRVIWCHAVSLGELNTAYPMLKILLNQGFNLWITSTTQTGFNRASVLFEPLLGTRVNHSFVPVDNLKNIQVFIEHIQPVMTLFIETELWANTLYELRQRQIPAVMVNARLTEKSYQSYAKFPKLSTSMMQNLTAIIAQDEASADRFVRLGADKVKVSVMDSLKWSSVHQLSADNQRLIQQVQMWQGVSHRPIWLVGSTHDAEELLAIQAHKKLIEHDPATLLILVPRHPERFDEVASLCQSSTFITHRRSKGERIEPDTQVYLADSMGELLAWYAVCDVAVVGGSFVDVGGHNPIEPAALAKPVVMGKFIKNCEELVDGLSKVSALTITDSASQCLADAVASWLFDEDAAHQAGMAGRQLVVAKENAATKQAEQLLIHLSITDSTTNQRD